GCATTGGTGCTCGGCGTGATTGTGTTCGACCTGGGCCTGCAAGCCGTGCATGTCACCAGCCAGAGCCTGATCTACGCCGTGCGCCCCGACGCCCAGAGCCGGCTGGTGGCCGGCTACATGCTGTTTTACTCAGTGGGCAGTGCACTGGGCTCCATCAGCGCAACCGCACTGTATGCCTGGGGCGGTTGGATTGGGGTGTGTGGCCTCGGCGCCGCCATCAACCTGCTGGCGCTGATCTACTGGCTGGCCACACTGCCCCCTGGGCCTGTTTCAGTCCTTGCTGCCGGTCATGCTTTGCAGCACGCCGTCACGGCGGATCACCCCATGGAACAACGCCGCCGCCAGGTGCAACAGCACGGTCAGGAATAGCAGATAGGCCAGGAACCCATGGGCCCTGCGCAGCACCGCGAACAACGGCGCGTTCGCCCCCACCAGCGCCGGCAACTGCACCGAACTGCTAAGCATTACCGGGTCGCCCGCCGCCGAAATCATCGCCCAGCCCAGCAGTGGCAATACCAGCATCAACGCATACAACACCAGATGGGACGCCTTGGCCGCCAGCGCTTGCCACAGCGGCAAGTCAGCAGGCAACGGCGGTTGGCGCGTGGAGAAGCGCACGACCAAACGCACGATCACCAAGGCCAGAATCGCGATCCCCAGCGGCTTGTGCAGGTGGATCAACCACTCATGCCGCTCCGAAACCGAGGCCGCCAGGCCCGCGCCGATAAACAGCATGGCGATGACCATCAGCGCCATCAGCCAATGCAGCAGGCGCGCCAGGGGCGCGAAAAACCGGGGTTGGGCATTCATGGCTTCGACTCCTGAGGGGCGCTGTGCAACGGGCTGACTTCACCGGCGCGACGCAGGTACGAGCTGGCGTACGCCGCCGAACGGGCCGCCAGCAACGGGTCATTGGAGGCTTCGATACCGCTGGGCAGAATCAGTGGATCAAAGTTGATATCGCGGCAATCGCCATTAGCCTGCGGCTGGCTGCTTTGCAGCACCAGGGTGCCGGCATTGATGATTTTATGCTCGCCGGTCCAGGCCTTGCTCGCATCGTCCACGGGATCGCCGGGGTTGGCCAGGGTCATGTTCAACTGCCAGCGCAGCGGCCCGGTCGCCAGGCGCTGGACCAGGTCCTTTTCCAGGAAATCACCGCCCGCAGGCGCGGTATCGCCCGCCGCATCCTGACTCTGCGGCACCACGCCCCAACGCACGGCCTGGCGCTTGCCATCGGCCCCTACCAGGAAGAACGCGTTAATGCCGTTGTAGGTTTCGGTCGCATAACTGGCCGAAGGCTTGGCGGTCTTGACCCACGCCAGGAACGGCGCCGTCTCGGGATGAGCAGCAAAAAATGCCGGCATGCTCGCAGGGTCGGGCTTGCCGGTGGCAGGCTGCGGCGCACCGGCCTTGAGCATTTGGTAGAACGCCTCGGGCGTGCCCACAGGGAACACCGGCATGCTGTTCATGCCGGTGCGCCATTGCTGGCCGTTGGCCTGGCTGAACTGCACGGCAAAACTGCGGATCGGCACACTGCTGTCCGGCGCGTAGGGGTTACCGCTGGGCAAGGCGAACCGTCCGATCAACGGCGTCTTGGCCTCGCTGAACACCTGGGCGCTGGAGTAGGCGCGGGCTTCTGCACTGCTCTCGAAATACCCGGCCACGCACACGCCCTTGGCGTGGTTACGCCGAAAGCCTGGGTGCACGCCGTTGTTGGTTTCCAGGGCATTGACCAGGGTTTTCGGGCGCAAGCGCTGTGGGTCGAGGGTGCCGTTGACGTAGGCAAAAGCCCCCGCCATAACCGCAACCACGGCACCGATACCTGCCAGGCGCGCGATCAGGCTCGCAGTGCTCACCGGAGGACGGGGCGGTGATGAGTGATCTACCATGAAGGAACTCCAGGGCCAAAGGCCTTAGGGGTAAATATAAGGTCGGAGTATTAAGACGAACGCCGATCGGCTCTATTCCCTGGCCTTTGATTTATTTCCCTGGATCGGGAATAACCTTCAACGCCGTACGTCTCTCTAGTCCCAGCGTAGTGACCAGCCAGATTCCCATGCATGAACTCGACGAACAGTTACGTGAACTCATCCCAAGGCTACGGCGCTTTGCCGTGTCCCTGACCCGTAACGCCAGCAGCGCCGACGACTTGGTGCAGTCGACCCTGGAACGGGCGATCATCAGTTGGGCCGACAAACGCGTCGAAGGCGACTTGCGCGCCTGGCTGTTTTCGATCCTCTACCGGCAGTTCCTCGACGCCCACCGCCGCACCCGTCGCTATGCGCGCATGCTGGAGTTCTTCACCGGGCGTGACGATGCACAGCCGTCGGTGGAACGCACGGTGATCGCCCAATCGACCCTGCAAGCCTTCGATCAACTCAACACCGAGCAGCGCGCGCTGCTGCTGTGGGTTTCGGTCGAAGGCCTGAGCTACAAGGAAATCGCCGAGATTCTCGAGGTGCCCATCGGCACCGTGATGTCGCGCCTGTCACGGGCGCGCCAAGCCCTACGTCAACTCAGTGATGGCGAAATTGCCAGCCCTTCCCTGCGGATACTCAAATGATCAGCCTGCCCCCCAGCGAACGCGATTTGCATGCCTACGTCGATCACCAACTGCTGGAGAGTGATCGCCGCGTGCTTGAAACCTACTTGGCCGCCCACCCGGATGTCGCCGCCCAGGTCCACGCCTGGCAACACGATGCGCAGTTGCTGCGTGCCGCGTTGGGCGGCGCCCTGCAACAGCCGGCCAACCCAGACCTGGACCCGGCACTGATCCGTCAGCGCATCAAGCGTCAATCACGGCGCCACTTTGCTACGGCCGCCGTGCTCCTGATCGCCGTCAGCCTCGGCGGTGTCGGTGGCTGGCACGCCCGTGAAGTCACCCAGCCGGTCCAACTGCCGATGGCCGATGCGATGCAGGCATTCCGCCTGTTTGCCCAGGACGGCATCATGCCCGCCGACTACAAGGTGCAGGGCGGCGGCACGATGCAAGCTTGGCTCGACCGCTACTTCAACCAGGCGCACCGCCTGCCGGACTTGAGTGCTTCCGGGTTCACGCCGGTCAGCGGGCGCCTGCTCACCACTGAGCAAGGCGCCGCGGCCATGGTGCTGTACGAGGACCCGCAAGGCCGGCGCATCAGTTTCTATATCCGCCCACCGGGACCGGAAAACGGTTTCCTGCCAAGAGGCAGTCGCAGTGCCGATGGCTTGCAGGCGCAATACTGGTCGGGTGCCGGCTACAACTATGCGGTGGTCAGCCCGGTGGATCAGCCTAGCCCGCCGCTGCTGAAGTTCTAGAAACCGACGTCAAGCACCACGTTGTCCAGGTAGGTGCCGGCCGGAGGCGTGGACTGATCGGTGTAGATCCTGGCGTTGTAGTTGAACACCTGGCTGCCGATGCCCAGGCCGTTGCCGGGGTTGATCTCGGCGGTGGAGCTGTCGCGACGCGCTGCGCCCACACTGCCCCAGCGCGTGGTGCCGGCGCTTTTGAAGATGTCATAGGACAGGTAGTTGCTGCCCGAGATCATCCGCCGCCGACCGCCCACGCTGACGGCGTTCTGGCCGTCGCTCAAGCCGACGTTGTAGGCACTGCCTTTGGTGCAGGAAATACTGATGGTCTGGCCGGTGACGGCGGTAAACCCGCTGATGACAGGCGCGCTGCCAAAACTGATGTTGGGCGCGGTGATCTGGCAGTCGTTGGTGACCGTCATGCTCACCGTCAATGACGCGGTACCACTGCCAATATCCCGGCCGGCGCAGATGCCGCCGATGCCAATACCCGAACAATAGTTCCAGCTCCAGGCGATGCTCAGGGTCTCGGTGTACAGGCCTGCGGCGACGTTACTGCCGGTAATGCTGCTCACGTACAGCGGCAGGGTTTTCGCGCCGGGGCCCGCAATCAAGCCAAAACTCTGAGCGATCCCGCCGGCGCCGCCGAAGTCAAATTGCGCCCCGCGCGTGATCGGAAAGCTGGTGGTGTTGTTACCGTAGATCGTGTAGCCGATGACATCACCGGTAGGCCCGACCATCCCGGTCTTGGATGAAGTAATCGTCGCGTAAAAATGATCGGTGGACACCAGCAGCGAAATCAACGCCGAGGTGCAGCTCAACCCTGAATTGGTCGTCGAGCTGGCCTGTACGGCTGTGCGCACCGCCATGGAACTCATAGGACCGAAACTCGCCGGTGCCGTGGTCACCACGGAACACGCCGCCATGGCCGGTCCAGCAAACATCAAGCCCATCAGACACAGCCAGCCCGTACGTTTCATTGGCACACCAACGGCCCGATCAACGGCACGCCCTGTTGCTGCTCCTCCATCTCAAAACGCGCCTGGCACGTACGCCCCTCGCCTAGCGTGACCTGCAAGGTGTTATGGGCCGAGAGGTTTTCCAGGTACACCAGGCCATCCCAACCCACCACCGCCTGCTGGCCGCTTTGTTCATGCACCACCAGGCTGCCCAGGGGCAATTCCTGATGTTGGGTGTCCACCAGCGTGACACTCGCCGCGAGCACCCGACGCAATGGAAACTCCAGCAGGTAGCCGCTGCCACGACGCACCGACACACGCTGCTCCACATTCGGGCTCTGCACGTTGAGCGGGAGGTTCAACGGATCGATTTCATATTTGCCGCGGTAATACGCACTGCTCCAGGGCACCAGCAGATGGCCGTTGCGGTCGGTCTCGCCGACCAACTGGTTTTCATAGCGCACCGGAATCCCGGCGAAACCCTGGGTACTCACCACCACAAAGGCGTCGTTGATACGGTTGGCGGCAAACATATCGCCGCCCATCCACACCAGCGAGCCACTGGCATCCGCCCAGCGCGTCTCGGCGTCGCTGCTGCCGTACACACCGGCCTGCAACTGCACCGACTGCAAGCGCCAGGTCAGGTCGGCCTGCCGGTATGCCGGGCCATCGCCCTGGGCATAACCGAGGTTGTAGCCCACCCCACCTTCGCTCGGCACCGCACGGCTGTAGTTGAGGCGCTGGCGGCTGGCGCCATCTTTGCTGCGCTCGGTACTCACGGCCAGGCTGCCGTTGAGGTCGAACGGGATGACAAGTTGCGCCTGCATCGCCCAGTTGCTGTCGCCGATCTCACGGTTGGCCGACAGGTAGAAACTGGTGTTGTGCCACAGCGGCTTGCTCCAGCTTAGGTTGAGCAGGCGCGTGCGCGAGTCGTCCGCTGCCTGTACGTCGAAATAACCTACGCCCAGGCTGCCGAAACGCTCAAGGTTGAGGCTCAGGGTCACCTGCTCACTGCGTTTGCTGAGGCTGGCGTAGGGGGTGTCGACCAGGGTCAGGTCAGCGTACTCATCGCGCCGCTCGACCCGTTGGTACGAAAGGCTGTAGCGCGTGCTGTTGTATGAATACCCCAGGCTCAGTTGCTGGCCGCTGCGTCCTTCGAACTGGCTTTGGCTGACGGCGGTGTTGAGCACGCCGAAGTTGCCCAGCCGCAGGTTGCCACCCAGGCCGCCGAGGGTCAGGTCACTGGACGCCTCGGCATGGCTTTCCAGGGTCAGGTTGTCGGAAACACCATAACGAAAGGTGCCGCTGGCGACGCCAGGCCCGTAGGCGAAATCTTTCAAGGTGTATTCCCGGCGCAAGGAACCGGCGGCCACCGAAAAATCCGTCAGGCCTTTTTGCAGCAGCGAACTCGTCACATAAAACGGCACCGTGGTCGACACCTGGCGACCCAGCGCGTCGGTGGTCACCACCACCGCCTCACCCGCACCATTGATAAACGGCACATTGGTCAAGGTGTAAGGCCCGGGTTGCAGCAGCGCACTGTCGGATTTGTAGCCGTTGATAAACAGGTCCACCGAAGACGGCACGGCGGCTTCACCGGCAAATTGCGGCAAAGGGTAGGTCACCAGGTCCGGGCGCACGGCGAAGTCCCGTGAAAACTGCACACCGCCCAGGCGTACCGAGCTGCTCCAGGGCAAAGCACCGCTGATCACGTCACCGGCCTCGTAGGTCAGTAGTCGCTCATCATCGGAGAAACGCCAGGTGGTGTCATAGCGCCGGTAGCCATTGTTGAAGGTACTGCTGCTGATCCCATCGGCCAGAGTCTGGCGATACTGCCCGGTGTTGGACAAGGTTCCCCAGTTGTCGAACAGTCGCACTTCGTTCCAGGCGGCGAGGTAGCTGCCACCTTCGTCAGTGTCGTTGAAGTACAGGTCATAGTTGAGCAAGGCACCGAAACTGCTCATCGCCTGGGTGCGCGGGTAGGTGTTGCGGTTGCCGATAAACTGTTCCTTCAACCACGCCGGCGGCACATCCAGCAGCAGGCGCTGGCCATTGCTGTCGTAGTCACTGTGCAGGCCTGGGATCATGTCCAAACCTACGCTGCCACTCAGTTCACCGGGCAGCTTCATGCCCACATCCTGCAGCGCACTGGCGGGTACGTAGAGTTGCCCGGCGCGTTGATCGACCGCGATGACGCGACCGGTGTCCATCTGGTTGACCACCAGCTCCAGAAACAACTGTGCATCGGCGACAGCCTCCATACTGCTCGGCGGCGGTGGCAGGTCGCCAGCCACGCTTTGGGGCGCAACCATTGCAGCCCATAGCCCGCTTACCACTGCTACCGACGGCCATAGACGACGAGTCCGACCACGACTCACACATGGCGTTGTGTCCTTCAATGGACATCTCCATCCGTTTAAAACCCGGAGCGTCCCGCCCCGCTACACTCGGTTACCGCTTCGGCGCGAGGCTCTCCAACTGTTGCGCACCGTTGATCCTGACCTGCAGGGGCTGATCAGCCGACAGCGCATCCGGCACCGGCCAGCGCATGGTCGCGCCCGGCAACACGTAGCCCAATAAGCCATCGACCAGGGGTTTGGTCTGCCCGCCCTGTTTGAATGAAGCATCGGTAAGGCGCGCATGCACGGCGCCTTGGTTACGCACCTCGATATAGTTGCGCCCTGCCACCGTGACCTTGTGCCAGCTCAAGTCCGGCTTGCCGGCGCCGTTGGGGTCGCGCTGGCGCGTACTGTCTTCCTTGCTCCACAGGCCCGCGCCATAGGCGAACAGCGGCACCGAGTAGCGCATCTGGAAGCGAATCGCCGCTGCAGTGTTCTTGCCCTCTGGCGGCGTCGGCACCTGCAAGGGCGAAGGGATTTCATCGATGATGATGCGGTAGGCCAACTCTTGCCCTGGTGGCACTTCGCGGGTGCGAGTCAGGCGTACCAGTTGTTTTTGCCCCGGCTCGATTCGCGCCACCGGCGGGCTGCCGATCACATCGCGCTGGTTCTGGTATTGCTCGTCGAAGCCGCTCTGGCTCCACGCAAACACACGAATCTGCAGGCTCGCAGTTTCGCTCCCACGGTTTTCCAGCCATAGCGCACTGGCCTGTTGATCGGCCTCCAGCACCGGGTCGATGGGCCAGATCAGCACAGAACTGGCCGCCTGTACGAACCCCGCCGTGCACGCGGCACTCAAGGCAATACCCGCGGCCCACAGCCGCCGGGAAGGTGAACGCATAACCCCACTCCTTATACCGATAGCCTTACCACGTCAGCTGCACCTGCAGCGTGTCGCTGTATGTCCCCCCAGGCTGATTGCCCGGCAATTGCACCCGCCCGTAAATGGGCAGGTTGATGTTATTGGCATCGCTGTAAACCACATTGACGCTCTGGCCGATCCCCAGGCTCTGGCTGAACGCCGCATCCCGAAACAGCTGGTAAGCCACCCGCGCGCTGCCGCTGTTGAGCTGCAAATTGCGCCCGGTGCTACTGTGCAGGCCGCCGTCGACACTCATGCTCAGCGTCACCCCCGGCGTACATTGCAAGGTGACGCCCCCGGTCAACGCCGCCGTGACCGTGCTGGTGGCCAGGGCCGAATAACTGCCGTAGGTCAGCGCGCCGTAATTGGAGCCCCCGCCCACAATCAGGCAACCCGGTGTGATGGTCGCGCTTACCTGGAAGCTCTGGCTGGTCACCGCCGACAACGGCAGCGGCACCGCCAGCGCACAGGCCAGCAACGCTCTGAGCCACATCGCTAGAACGTCAGTTCCACGGCCACGGTGTCGGTGTAGGTGCCGGCTGGCAGCCCCGCCTTGCCCACCGCCCGACCGTAGAGGTTGACGGTCTGCGCCACGCCGGTACTGGTGGCGAGGGTGATCACGCCGTCGATTGCCAACAGCGCGGAGTGACCGCTGTCGGTGTAGAAGTCGTAGGGCACGAAGTTGCCCGCACCGTCGGCCAATGCACGGCTGCCACCGGGAGAGGCACCGTCATGCGCACCCGCGCGCACCTTGACCGCTGGCGTAGTGCCGCTGGAACACAGGATCGACAGCGCCCCGCCGGTGCCGGTGCCACCGAGCAACTGGGCATCGGCGTTGGTGAACAGGCTGTTGGTGGTGCCGAAGTTCAAGCTACCGAAGTTCAGCCCGGTCGCTGCGCCGG
The genomic region above belongs to Pseudomonas azotoformans and contains:
- a CDS encoding cytochrome b; protein product: MNAQPRFFAPLARLLHWLMALMVIAMLFIGAGLAASVSERHEWLIHLHKPLGIAILALVIVRLVVRFSTRQPPLPADLPLWQALAAKASHLVLYALMLVLPLLGWAMISAAGDPVMLSSSVQLPALVGANAPLFAVLRRAHGFLAYLLFLTVLLHLAAALFHGVIRRDGVLQSMTGSKD
- a CDS encoding catalase family peroxidase, which translates into the protein MVDHSSPPRPPVSTASLIARLAGIGAVVAVMAGAFAYVNGTLDPQRLRPKTLVNALETNNGVHPGFRRNHAKGVCVAGYFESSAEARAYSSAQVFSEAKTPLIGRFALPSGNPYAPDSSVPIRSFAVQFSQANGQQWRTGMNSMPVFPVGTPEAFYQMLKAGAPQPATGKPDPASMPAFFAAHPETAPFLAWVKTAKPSASYATETYNGINAFFLVGADGKRQAVRWGVVPQSQDAAGDTAPAGGDFLEKDLVQRLATGPLRWQLNMTLANPGDPVDDASKAWTGEHKIINAGTLVLQSSQPQANGDCRDINFDPLILPSGIEASNDPLLAARSAAYASSYLRRAGEVSPLHSAPQESKP
- a CDS encoding RNA polymerase sigma factor, giving the protein MHELDEQLRELIPRLRRFAVSLTRNASSADDLVQSTLERAIISWADKRVEGDLRAWLFSILYRQFLDAHRRTRRYARMLEFFTGRDDAQPSVERTVIAQSTLQAFDQLNTEQRALLLWVSVEGLSYKEIAEILEVPIGTVMSRLSRARQALRQLSDGEIASPSLRILK
- a CDS encoding anti-sigma factor family protein gives rise to the protein MISLPPSERDLHAYVDHQLLESDRRVLETYLAAHPDVAAQVHAWQHDAQLLRAALGGALQQPANPDLDPALIRQRIKRQSRRHFATAAVLLIAVSLGGVGGWHAREVTQPVQLPMADAMQAFRLFAQDGIMPADYKVQGGGTMQAWLDRYFNQAHRLPDLSASGFTPVSGRLLTTEQGAAAMVLYEDPQGRRISFYIRPPGPENGFLPRGSRSADGLQAQYWSGAGYNYAVVSPVDQPSPPLLKF
- a CDS encoding Csu type fimbrial protein; the protein is MKRTGWLCLMGLMFAGPAMAACSVVTTAPASFGPMSSMAVRTAVQASSTTNSGLSCTSALISLLVSTDHFYATITSSKTGMVGPTGDVIGYTIYGNNTTSFPITRGAQFDFGGAGGIAQSFGLIAGPGAKTLPLYVSSITGSNVAAGLYTETLSIAWSWNYCSGIGIGGICAGRDIGSGTASLTVSMTVTNDCQITAPNISFGSAPVISGFTAVTGQTISISCTKGSAYNVGLSDGQNAVSVGGRRRMISGSNYLSYDIFKSAGTTRWGSVGAARRDSSTAEINPGNGLGIGSQVFNYNARIYTDQSTPPAGTYLDNVVLDVGF
- a CDS encoding fimbria/pilus outer membrane usher protein; translation: MVAPQSVAGDLPPPPSSMEAVADAQLFLELVVNQMDTGRVIAVDQRAGQLYVPASALQDVGMKLPGELSGSVGLDMIPGLHSDYDSNGQRLLLDVPPAWLKEQFIGNRNTYPRTQAMSSFGALLNYDLYFNDTDEGGSYLAAWNEVRLFDNWGTLSNTGQYRQTLADGISSSTFNNGYRRYDTTWRFSDDERLLTYEAGDVISGALPWSSSVRLGGVQFSRDFAVRPDLVTYPLPQFAGEAAVPSSVDLFINGYKSDSALLQPGPYTLTNVPFINGAGEAVVVTTDALGRQVSTTVPFYVTSSLLQKGLTDFSVAAGSLRREYTLKDFAYGPGVASGTFRYGVSDNLTLESHAEASSDLTLGGLGGNLRLGNFGVLNTAVSQSQFEGRSGQQLSLGYSYNSTRYSLSYQRVERRDEYADLTLVDTPYASLSKRSEQVTLSLNLERFGSLGVGYFDVQAADDSRTRLLNLSWSKPLWHNTSFYLSANREIGDSNWAMQAQLVIPFDLNGSLAVSTERSKDGASRQRLNYSRAVPSEGGVGYNLGYAQGDGPAYRQADLTWRLQSVQLQAGVYGSSDAETRWADASGSLVWMGGDMFAANRINDAFVVVSTQGFAGIPVRYENQLVGETDRNGHLLVPWSSAYYRGKYEIDPLNLPLNVQSPNVEQRVSVRRGSGYLLEFPLRRVLAASVTLVDTQHQELPLGSLVVHEQSGQQAVVGWDGLVYLENLSAHNTLQVTLGEGRTCQARFEMEEQQQGVPLIGPLVCQ
- a CDS encoding fimbrial biogenesis chaperone, whose product is MRSPSRRLWAAGIALSAACTAGFVQAASSVLIWPIDPVLEADQQASALWLENRGSETASLQIRVFAWSQSGFDEQYQNQRDVIGSPPVARIEPGQKQLVRLTRTREVPPGQELAYRIIIDEIPSPLQVPTPPEGKNTAAAIRFQMRYSVPLFAYGAGLWSKEDSTRQRDPNGAGKPDLSWHKVTVAGRNYIEVRNQGAVHARLTDASFKQGGQTKPLVDGLLGYVLPGATMRWPVPDALSADQPLQVRINGAQQLESLAPKR
- a CDS encoding Csu type fimbrial protein, with the protein product MWLRALLACALAVPLPLSAVTSQSFQVSATITPGCLIVGGGSNYGALTYGSYSALATSTVTAALTGGVTLQCTPGVTLSMSVDGGLHSSTGRNLQLNSGSARVAYQLFRDAAFSQSLGIGQSVNVVYSDANNINLPIYGRVQLPGNQPGGTYSDTLQVQLTW
- a CDS encoding Csu type fimbrial protein; the protein is MHVLVSRLGACALGLAMASNLNAATTVTGQITSSLILIASCQVNGSGAATGLNFGSLNFGTTNSLFTNADAQLLGGTGTGGALSILCSSGTTPAVKVRAGAHDGASPGGSRALADGAGNFVPYDFYTDSGHSALLAIDGVITLATSTGVAQTVNLYGRAVGKAGLPAGTYTDTVAVELTF